atgtttagcctggagaagagaagactaaggggagacataaaaGCCATATCCAAATATCTGGAGATTCAAATATCTATGattgcaaaggtaaagtgtgccgttgagtcagtgtcaactcctggaaaccacagagccctgtggttgtctttggtagaatacaggaggggtttaccgttgccatcttcTGTGTAGCAtgagatgtgtgtgtatgtgtgtgtgtatatatagatagatatagatatagatatagatatagataacatataacatttatatcccgctcttcttccaaggagcccagagcggggtactacatacttgagtttctctttcacaacaaccctgtgaagtaggctaggctgagagtgaagtgactggcccagagtcacccagctagtttcatggctgaatggggagttgaactcgggtctccctggtcctagtccaaccactacgccacgctggctctataatatatattatctatatatctttatatagatatatatctataatatatctatatattataGATATTCAATGAGGATATctgatttcagcatcttcctttatcactgatataggtgtttcccatagtctgggaaacatactagcagggatttgaaccagcaacctctggcttgctattcaagtcatttccccactgcgccattgcAGATCTGACCAAATCCATGCTCCTCAAACAAAACTAGCATATAAAGTTAGGAAACAACACACCATCAATTACTACCAAAAGAGTAAATGCAAAAGCTTCTCTGGTGTTTCTGGATTGCACAAGCAGCGGTGCAGTGAAAGGAGATGCCgggagtgggaggactttcctcctcctgtatcccagggtgccccagggcatgagcacggtggctgctctcattagagcagccacctCTCTTGGTGTGGCCTGTTGTCATCatttcactgccagaaatggcagcaggctgggAGGAAAGCCATTTAACCTGGTCGCGATTGCCCAAACAATCGCCAACTGAGGTTAAGCGAACCACAGGTTAAGCTAACCAGTGGGTTTATAAGTGGGATTTGATGTGGGTGCAGTGCTGGGAGTGTCCTTGGTCCCGGTGCTtcacacgcacagcctaacccaggctgggctgccctagccttggttaggctgTGCACGTGAATACCCTTAAAGAAATTTGACAAGTTAGAATCGTCGTATCTTTTGAAAGTTCTAATGCATTTTGAGGTGAAAGCTAACTTCTCTCATTGAATATCTATAATATTTGTACAACTTATTTCAAGAATACTTTGTAATCATAATTTAacaggaccttttttttttttttggttttccAAGCAGCACTAGGAAAGAAAGCACTTGTTCAGCTAAAGCTGCACGCACACTACAAAAAAGAGGCAATTTTTGTcaattctttccttctttctgaaaccaactgtgactcctgaaaatatggccATTAGGACTTTGCAGCCAATTTTAAGAATCTCTAATAGAGACCTTAATCCCATAAAGAATCTGGCTGTGTGTATATAATAGCTATGACTCAAATCCATTCAGCAGCATTTATTATCAGGATAGATGAATTATTGGCGTTGCAGGTGGAAAGGAAGCAGTGCACTGGCATGTTGTGGTATGTGCATTCACTTCCATACGTTTAACTTCTAGAGGCTGTGGAAGAGGCTGAAACTTGAAATTCAGCCCAATTTTCAGAAATTCCCTCCCATCCTCTGCAGCCCCCAGTGCCTTATCCCATGCTCTTCCAGAGGGCCCCCCAACTCAGGAAAGCTTTTCAGAGAGTGCAGGGGGATgctgtggggaggaaggagcaggAAACCCCTCTTGCATGAATGGGACTTCTACAACTCTAGATACATCCCTATACATTTTTCAAAGCAAACTGTAAAAAGGATGTCGCTGTACATTGAAAAAAACCACGGGTAAgtatcttttaaaagtcctttttcTGCCGGAAAGACAATATATTACATTTTAGCTGCTGCTGGGTGTACCGAGTGCCTTAAAATTAAACTCTGCTGTAACGGAAAGATTAATGGTCACAAAATGAATATCTAGTTGTCTTCTCACACAAACTGAGTATCATACAGTCTGAAAAGCCAAGTTTCAAAATGGATGGTCAATTTTTCATGAGCTGCTCtggaaaaaaaaaacaacagcaggTGACAATTAGCAAAAGCAACGCAGATTGTGTAAGCTGTAAATCAAATCTTACACCTATCAAGTATTTACATGTATTCATTTGGAACCTTCCATTTATATGCAAATTCTGCCATTTAAATTGGACCCAGATGTGCTTTATTACACTACAATTACCATTTGCCTTCTCTCCAGACCTCACACTGTAATAAGGTCATAGGTCATTTCCTAAGCCATCAGCAAATGCAACTGAAATTAAGAAGTCATCATCTAGGGCATTTGTGAACAACACCCATTTGCAGGCGCCACTAAGAAGATTAGTAAGAAGAACAAAATTAAGATGGTTCATTCACCTGCGCAATAATTATCACAGACACATTCTGtctttctgttctttttaaagaaaagctggTATGTGTTGAATGGCCAAGGCTAAGCATGTACAATTAATGTAACTAGTTTCCCCCTAAAAGAATGAGAACTAGGAAGCCACCGGTTTGATCCTCATCATCTTTGCCGTAAATTCATTAAGACACTCTAGCTCAACTTCAGCtttaccccacccaccccaatatgTGAAATAATAAGGAAATTAATACTGGCTTACTTTAAAAGGTGGTTGTGATTacgtgttgtgtgtgtgtgtgtgtgtgtgtaaattgctttgaacaACCTAAGAACACTATATCAGTGTCAATAAACTCTTTTGATTGCTGCTCTATAGCATTTTCATGCACATTCAGTTTTTCTTTCTACATTCACCCTTTTCTTTCTCGTTTCTTCATATGTACCTCCCTCTCCTCTGCACTTCCTTAAAATTAACATCTTCTGCCACGGGCCACCTGTCAaacatgcagtatgaaatgaagTGCCTAACAAGCTATGTTGGCATTTTTTGTGTTGATAGTCACAGTTTTTGTCACCATGCTGGAAGGTACAAGTGCACAATCAGGATTCTTAATATTGTGCACAATCAACAAGAATGTATATCAGATATGatatttgttggtttttaatgtattttaagcAGGACtgcaaaaccaattaaaaccaaattatgTATGATGATATTAGGGCTGCGTATGGAATGGCCAGCCCCCACAGCCTCATGATCtgtttaagaacacaagaacagccctgctggatcaggcccaaggcccatctagtccagcatcctgtttcgcacagtggcccaccagttgctactgaaagcctacaggcaggagttgagggcatccccactctcctgctattactcccctgcaactggtactcagaagcatcctgcctttgaggctggaggtagcctatagccctccaactagtagccattaatagacctctcctccatgaagttatctaaacccctcttaaagccatcctggttgttggctgtcaccacgtggcagagaattccacaagttgattatgcattgtgtgaaaaagtacttccatttgctggtcctaaatttcctgacaatccatttcatgggatgacccccggttctagtattatgtgagagggagaagattttttttctagccactttctccacactatgcatgattagatagaactctatcatgtctccctgcagtcgtcttttttctaaactaaataaccccaggtgttgtagtcttgcctcataagaaaggtgctctaggtccctgatcatcttggttgccctcttctgcacctttcccagttctacaatgtccttttttagatgtggtgaccagaattgtacacagtactccaggtgtgaccacaccatcactttgtataagggcattagaataagAATGCCCCACCCTCACTCTTTGCCCCACCCTCACACAGCGGCAAGTCAGGCCACCCTGATcagagggcgggggaggggggacgttGATGGACCGTCAGGCCGTTGCTTACTTCCCCTTTCAGTTGGCTTCTGCTTGGGCTttcccatgctccctccctggggCACAGAATAGGCATTGCTGGTCATCTTTTGGggagccaagtaggaatttttgacTTTCCAGCTTGGGCATTTTGAAAGGGATGGAGTGGTCCATCAGTCCTTACAGGCTTTGCGGCTCAGGGGCTCTGATTGACCATTACACCTagttcagggcttcacaaacaaAGGCcgtgcagcttgggggtggggtgtgtgaagCCCTAGACATTGCCCTGACCATCTGGGTTGGCAAGGACGAAGAGGAAGCAGGCTTGCACTGCTTCTACctttgagccagggtgtgtcgcccatagGAGGTTCAGGGAAGGACATAAAGTCTGACCTCCAGCCTTGTTAGGCCTGCACTGCAAGGGGTGGAGTTTCAATATCCAGTTCGGTAATTGAAAATGTTTAATAAAGATGTGACCCTTTTCATCCAATTTTGGATTTGTGTGTTGTCCTTGGGGTGTGGGGGAAATCTGCCACTGCTGGACTCTGCCCTGGCTTCTGTTTGCCAGATATATTTAGAGGGGGAGAACTCAAAATGTCAGAATTGGTGGTCCTTTTGGAGCTATGTTTTTGAAATTATGCATAATATAAGGAAGTGGTGGCGAGGGGGACCCCAATGAAATAAAAGGACAAGAAAGAAAAATAGCTGATCTCCGAAGAGATCCCTGGAGCTTGTGCCAGTCGCTGTTAATTGCAACTTTCCTAGCCACAGCCATACAGTAGGTGACCTCATTATAATAAGGGAGGCACTGTGAGCTTCCCCTGAGAATGTTCTTGTGTATtgtgtgcagaggcgtatctagggaaaatatcgcctagggcaagcactgaaattgcacccctgtccaaacaggaatgatgggacttgtagtcaacaatatctggaaatccctgttaaaaggaacactgtaccatctagacatggttgttgatcaaaacctgaaaacatgagccatctctgtaaaagacttagaacaacagtcaggagttatgtgaggattccaagtgtcattttctctgtctcatctcatgcttttttaaaaacatcactttgtcctagaggatcacctgcccaaatagccactagcaaaataggggaaatagaaggcggtggggggggagtctataaaccagtgaatgattcctgccagcctttgtcttgtgatgattgttggctcatgatggggtatatgtgcattcaccacactagtgcttactttgacaccaggagggaggaggatacattagtttgccacacgagacagaggcatttgcaacagaagcagacagccaagttctgccagggccaaaaccagcccctgccagactaagaaatcattgtaatttgccccttcctgtcacaagcagcgtgctgttcttttgttattgactctaactctcagatatcccagtcatggatggaaaattcagggtcaatttacaagagacacattttctacatgggagtttcttctgtgcaggtgttgtgcagaaacccatgtgtagtgaccgccaggggcatagaaaggttggaatgggccaagatgagattttaaaatgggcccagaGCCCATCAAAGTCCAGGGcgtccacacatcccaggcccccaaggatttaagtctgatatttcaaaataagtatgctgcctgaaaatacatttcactgaatacacacacacacacacttcacaatatatagtgatatacattgagtactatgtgtttgtgctacttttaatgcctagaacacactagaaacactaattattaaaatggccccctcgcagcagattagcaaaggagactttcaaccatgcagggtgagcctatgtttgttttctcagaattctgaacaaattcaataaagtttgattccaggaggtttttcacacggggcttttaaagccctttaacacacatctcctctggaatggaggtgctgcattcacatgttggccagatttaccctgaagtccctgcaagttattggagagcagttcacacataagaaaaataaaataaaacaaaacaaaagcacacacatgcttcacagttctcactcagaccttctgggttgtaaaacaacttgaacataagtgcatttatgattgagtgagtgaatgaatgaatgaatgaatataatattgttccagaagtttttgtaattttcttccatgaaacaagccacttatagggctttttagatagtttttgtttttaaaaccagcaaagtttccactctgttttaaattaaatattcagacttctcggtctcccctcaccaccacccatatcaaagccctatggcaagcagatccctatatgtggggcggggagagtaaaccacaaaaaggaattcacagtacctggcaaaagctgtgctggatgttctgggcagagggtctgctgttgcagagaactctgcctgccttcttcttcctggcttccttccgcccgctgatcagctgagaggcggggagagaagagctgctctgcagtttgtgGGCCCAGCCCGTGGAGGATCCTAGGCCtcgcagaaggcaagcaggatggcaagtggctgaggggccctggggctgtgcaggtgggcaatggggtaggggtggcaggaactggcatggcaccctcccctcagtggcacctagggcacctgccctgtctgccccaccccagttccgcccATGATTACTGCATTCATGGACACAGCACTCTTATGCGAAAGTGTTTTTCTAGGTACtaagcccaatgtatcccattcaCAAGGCaccttctgttgattctaatgactcTTCCCAGTGCATGCACGATGAGCATCAAGAGCAAACATGTCTTtgtccttgaccatctttaagggctcttagagatggtcaaggacaggcatttggTCACTGAGCTGTGTAGCTAAGATAGGCTCAAATGCAGCAtttcctgcattgctgtcttatttcatagtcatatcaaatctagcatctgcagtgacaagtgttccaattcaggctttccttctctctcctcttgcagaaAAATGGCCTGGAGGCTAAAAGTATATCCTCCTTACTGATCCTacatttgggaggaggcctgctatgtagggggcctcttcattgtctttccctgaagtatcagcagggatggattgccctgggtggaggtctggtgCAGAGCTTCCATGATATAGAGGTCGTCTCCTGGCTCTTTGAGTTCTTTCCCCCAACTGTGGATTGCCCGTACTTGGGAGATTGCTCATAGCAGGGATGGGATGTCCTGAATGGGGACCCGATGCAGAGTTTGCCTCTTTAAGTCCTTTTCTCTGAGTCTCAGCAGAGATGGAAGGCCCTGGGAGAGGGCCTAATACAGAGGTTGCTTCTTTGgggttctttccttggaagatcagcagggatggaacatCCTCGAAGGGGATCTGATACGGAggttgcttcttttggttctttccttggaagatcagcagggccggaaggccctgggaggaggcagatatcgatgttgccttttttgttctctactgggagtgtcatgctctacagagagccacccccatgccttttcttcctgcaaaggaaatggggggCACCTTCTAGCTGCTCCCGCAGGGCCAAATAAGTCACTCAGCTTGACTCtttgcctggatccaagcctccagctgctgctttggctcttggtggaaaataagggggctggagaataacgtttggcctccttcccatttggaacacttggcctcatttccattattcctgccacccagcagccctgagtggttcacctaacccagggctgcaccacttgggccttccagctgttgttgggttacagctcccatagtccccagttgcactagccaatagtcagggttgatgcatactgtagtcaaacagcagctggagggctgatgttgtgcaaccctgccctaaatcaagcttccccttctgcatcaccactccatcctcttccacaagtggcagatccctcttcagggccaaaatcaggcctcctagccatacatattggggcagacacgctctgtataagcctcctggcaaggagctGTCTTGAGCTACCTCTTGAACTTCTCAGAACATCTCTTGGCCCCAAGTGGACTGGTcatagagccttttctgtggctgggtttgacccaaagacatttttacccaactctgcccaaaaaatattcaaagtaagacaactttattttctttaaaatcaactttttaatttttaagcagtaaatatgcatgttatattgctgttttatctctacatcctattaaaacaaatgtttaatatttttaaaataaatatgcagcattttattgctacttatgCATGAAGTACTGTCTGGTTTTTGTCTTCCTCTTTTTCCTCATCaacatccagctcccttggaggaaccaggatCCCCATGGTGGCTTCCACCCTTGCCAGTCTGCTCCGCAGTCTCCGGagctgtcccctcagtgccttgaggttttgcaaacattcctggcagctgcggaggtctctttggccttgaaggaaagaaaacaaacagggtcaaggggcctgtcctccacaataccagtccctgcactgacttctAGTCCCTTTCCATGCCCAGCAGAGACTTTTCATCTCTACCTTGAAAACCCACCATGGCTATGCCCCACCCTGTCCCTCTGCACTgatcctcccccctctcccaacttgcaccccgtcaggttggtttttgctcctccagcttctgtcttcagccacctggaggtctcctgctctctaaaactactctctttcttctccctcgctgacccttgggtctggaaccgccactcatgtgggctcacgtctctctcctatccttccaatgcaacccacctcctctgtgcagcttttggcttaatgcctcagcagaggcagctccatcagcttgaactgaatgccccttatgctttcttcctcttcctcacttctctctccaaagccaaactttagactgtatgctcctggtggccggaacttttgcccatgtacattgacgatgctataaggaggattgtgataagcacaattgtgtgtcatcctccttggtttcttgtttcagcccagcttgaactcaaaagggctgatattagcattcatgaatttagtattcacattctgctcttcctcaagcagctcagggaggtatacatggttatttttttcctcctaacaaccctaaaagttaagttagactgcaggacaagtgactggcccaaagtcacccagcaaggttcatggctggatgagaattcaaaccccggtctccctggtcctaaggaggtgcagctgaaatactGTAAATACACATCGTTCCCCCACTTGTCCCACctcaacttccctctccttcctctattgcttgcccatctctgtttttagactataagtgttttagattgtaaaacaacaatgaggatggaaaaggggtgctgcctctgtgaaACTTACAGTCATTCAGCTGATggaactgcaaatccatcaaactctgcagagtttcttttacATTGCTGAGGTCTGGCTCtaggggaggtggggaaggaggaggaggaggggggagggatggaggaggaaagaagaggtggaggtggagggtgggatggagccaaCTCCCAGCGAGGCAGAAGATAATAATGAACTGGACCCAGGGGGGCGGAGACATGCAGCAGGGCcttcaggaacatctgcaagagagaagaagcaacaggTGGTCAGCTGCAAATGCTGGCATACTACCACACccgccatcacttgccctcactgctcaccatgAGAAACTGTCTGAATTACAGGCATCAGAGCTTGGTcacctgaaagacagaaaacgaaggaacacttcagcaagcactgacaacccacccacaggcctcccctccgaaacttagatgcagactcaaatcaaacatttcaacattcaggagaaggaaacagagagcaaaagagccatttttaGCCCAACAGCAACTTCAGGGGTATGCTCCGAATGTACCTTCCGTTCCCCACCGTTGCAGCTGAACTTCACTGCGGATGAGCCTTATCCGTGtgtgtccaatttgcaggttgatggcctggagagaacgagggaactgctgggaaatgcggcgaaccctcatttctgcaacaaagagagcaaaaaggaacaaGTGTTGTATGCTCTGACCAGGCCGAGTGCTGGTGTCTTGCAAAAAGGGGCAGTGCTAGTGCTtggtccatcatctgggctgagTATCAAAATTCCAGCTGAACTTTGTGCTGGGTGTCTATGCAAAAGGGTTCTGAGGTGCCACAATACTTATGCCgctggacatagtcatgctgtAACCCTGTGAGGATTTCTACTTCTTGCGCAAGATAATTGTCAGCAGTGGAAGGCTCTGGTAAGGGCTCTGACACAAAAGCTGCTTCCATTGGAGTGCCAGTGGGaatggaaggacctggcactgaggtttcctcattgacctcttcccccagaatgtcattggtgatgtgaggtcctggaagggatcctggcactgaaGTTGCCTCATTGAGTTCTCCCTCCAGAATATCAGTGTGGACGTGAGGTCCTGGAAGAGAtcctggcattgaggtttcctcattgagcgtttcctccagaatatcagtggAAATACGAGGTCctgaaagggatcctggcactgaggttgcttcattgagctctttccccagaatgtcagtgggTACACGAAGTCCTGGAAGGAGTCCTGGCACCAAGGTTGCTtcattgggctcttcccccagaatgtcattgttGATGCAAGATcctggaagggatcttggcaccaacatttcctcattgagctcttcctccagaatatctgtggggacgcgaggttctggaagggatcctagCATTGAAGTGtcctcattgagctctttccccagaatgtcagtgggGACATGAAGTCCTGGAAGGGGTCCTGGCGCCAAGATTGCCtcattgggctcttcccccaGAGGGCCCCCCAGAACATGGTGCAACATGGGTCCCCCAGGACATGGAGCAACATGGGTCggatttctgggatgacctgaaagagaggaaataaagcaggaatctggaaatgaggatggcccatagccctgatagaaattgcctcccctttctgcctaggttaaccagctgggatgcagcctgggattgtgggtgaggtggtccacccaaggaaacaagcaagggatgaagaggaatacattgcatagcaccggcaagacagccctcaccagctatgcttcagaagggagtgcaatggccaggctctatctgctgaacataccaatgcagctgccttctaccaagtcatacccctggctcactttgccctactctggctgacagccgctcttgggcagaagccttttcctagctagctaaaatccgttaacagaagatgaagaagactcaacccaagaccttgtgcatgcaaagcacttgttccactactggactatgggccctcccatacctgtgaggaaagaggcttctcctttgagcagagtgggagctgatggttcacatggactaaacaatgcatttgctctctggctgaagcaacaacccccagttacagccttttgacctatgtgcgtgggtaggggtggggcttgaaaatctgcctggacgccataagcaggaagcatagctatgATCTGAGGAATGCAGGCCCAGCTCCGAGGGGCAGAAAAATGGGattagagaaagaaagagtctctttggactgatctcagagctcattggccaggaaatgttgcccttgtttgcgGGTGATCCTCCatttccatcttgacccatgtaattgtcaaaaaaatagatgctttggaaacaagacaccagcattctttagcttcctcttttccaaggcagggggaacaaggcccagaggatgtcttggggctgggtgtgggcaaaaggttcttgcagggcttttccagaagtgcaccacctccaagggagaattaccaaacctgcctgcctgctgccacagccctttccccatcttctcCTAGAAGGGAGGGTATCCAGATGTGACTCGCCCAGGCCCCCTGGTCTCCTCCAACACTTTTGGCTGCAACAAGTGCcagcagcaaaggatagaggtggatgaac
Above is a window of Hemicordylus capensis ecotype Gifberg chromosome 2, rHemCap1.1.pri, whole genome shotgun sequence DNA encoding:
- the LOC128346429 gene encoding uncharacterized protein LOC128346429, which codes for MGELDEDEEGAQTGHPRNPTHVAPCPGGPMLHHVLGGPLGEEPNEAILAPGPLPGLHVPTDILGKELNEDTSMLGSLPEPRVPTDILEEELNEEMLVPRSLPGSCINNDILGEEPNEATLVPGLLPGLRVPTDILGKELNEATSVPGSLSGPRISTDILEETLNEETSMPGSLPGPHVHTDILEGELNEATSVPGSLPGPHITNDILGEEVNEETSVPGPSIPTGTPMEAAFVSEPLPEPSTADNYLAQEVEILTGLQHDYVQRHKYCGTSEPFCIDTQHKVQLEF